In Bacillus toyonensis BCT-7112, a single window of DNA contains:
- a CDS encoding YczE/YyaS/YitT family protein, with protein MNHWNRTLKRIFLYVLGLFFMSIGISMSIQAGFGVSPVSSLAYASTLTIGLSIGVTMALANVLYIIIQVILSKRMELNEFVSQFIISFLFGFFMDATLFLVQLFPAPETLLARSIYLIVSLFVIAVGLMGYTTAKLPLMPYDALTYAISEKFNLKFGKAKILSDLINICVAGALCIIFIQSLGSIGIGTLIAAYFIGKILGWMIPYYQPPLQQWVFKTEKAAQGIIIKYRKNR; from the coding sequence ATGAATCATTGGAACAGAACCTTGAAGCGCATCTTCTTATACGTGCTCGGGTTATTTTTTATGTCGATTGGCATTAGCATGTCGATTCAAGCAGGATTTGGTGTATCGCCTGTGTCATCATTAGCATATGCAAGTACGCTAACGATTGGTTTATCGATTGGTGTGACAATGGCGCTTGCAAATGTTTTATACATTATCATTCAAGTGATATTAAGTAAACGAATGGAGTTAAATGAATTTGTGAGTCAATTCATTATTTCGTTTTTATTTGGTTTTTTCATGGATGCAACGCTCTTCCTTGTCCAACTTTTCCCTGCACCTGAAACTCTCCTTGCTCGAAGTATATATTTGATTGTTAGTTTATTTGTTATAGCAGTCGGTTTAATGGGCTATACAACAGCGAAACTGCCATTAATGCCGTATGATGCATTAACTTATGCAATTAGTGAAAAATTTAATTTAAAATTCGGTAAAGCAAAAATTTTGAGCGATTTAATAAACATTTGTGTAGCTGGTGCACTTTGTATAATTTTCATTCAATCATTAGGCTCAATAGGAATTGGCACACTAATTGCCGCCTATTTTATCGGCAAAATTTTAGGGTGGATGATACCGTATTATCAACCACCTCTCCAACAATGGGTATTTAAAACAGAAAAGGCTGCCCAAGGAATCATAATAAAGTACAGGAAAAATAGATGA
- a CDS encoding LysR family transcriptional regulator: MDFRQLYYFKEIVKQGSISKAAEVLHIAQPPLSQLLKKLETDLGTTLIHRYRQKWELTATGEILYQYANKMLMQIQDVKQQIQEIEQGIGGTVSIGVSSTCSNMLIDYVSMFRTQYPNVKIKIVTGNSEELLKKLEQREIDVALLLRLGNSEQYEMKILKKQPTAVIIPSSWATSFSSQHVTIEQIARFPFIMLGAMEGLSFNEDLFKVFDEHQVKPNIIIECKDIRMVVALVSRGLGLSVIPRMDYTSSFLEHTTLFELKQFDFHIEPVIVKLKDQRISKVASQFWEMVD, translated from the coding sequence ATGGATTTCAGGCAATTATATTACTTTAAAGAAATTGTGAAACAAGGAAGCATTTCTAAAGCAGCAGAAGTGCTCCATATCGCGCAGCCCCCGCTTAGCCAATTATTAAAAAAGCTTGAAACTGATCTTGGCACAACTTTAATTCATCGATATCGTCAAAAATGGGAGCTTACAGCAACAGGTGAAATACTATACCAATATGCCAATAAAATGTTAATGCAAATTCAAGATGTAAAGCAGCAAATTCAAGAAATTGAACAAGGTATAGGCGGAACAGTAAGTATCGGTGTATCGTCTACATGTTCGAATATGCTCATTGACTATGTTAGTATGTTTAGAACACAATACCCTAATGTCAAAATAAAAATAGTAACTGGAAATTCAGAAGAATTATTAAAAAAACTAGAACAAAGAGAAATTGATGTTGCCTTACTTTTACGATTGGGCAATAGTGAACAATATGAGATGAAAATATTAAAAAAACAACCAACCGCTGTGATTATTCCATCAAGTTGGGCAACATCGTTTTCATCACAGCATGTGACGATTGAACAGATTGCCAGGTTCCCATTCATTATGCTAGGAGCAATGGAAGGGCTCTCTTTCAATGAAGACCTTTTCAAGGTGTTTGATGAACATCAGGTCAAGCCAAATATCATTATCGAGTGTAAAGATATACGGATGGTTGTAGCACTTGTTAGTAGAGGACTAGGATTATCCGTTATTCCAAGAATGGATTACACATCATCATTTTTAGAACATACAACGCTTTTTGAATTGAAACAATTTGATTTTCATATAGAACCTGTAATAGTAAAATTAAAAGACCAAAGAATTTCCAAAGTAGCATCTCAATTTTGGGAAATGGTTGATTAG
- a CDS encoding DUF4153 domain-containing protein, producing the protein MNSHNLIIENMDNPHELERMYRKDPKAFKKSFSQAWEQNPDSQVLGIWYERLHFKEKGNTRKSSLIQKGFLFMGMLAILAGLSTRIIFHFVEQEAIAPINLAFGIIPFIAAYFVYNNTPKKSIIYSLAALFLISGLYLNMLPLNDKDSIILAYLHLPIFLWVLVGLAFTGNEYSKGSTRLAYIKFNLEYCILYASMAVSGMILAVFTMRLFSFVDLDIGEFYFSNVVLFGAAALAIVAAYLVSMNLKFAKNITPYIAKIFSPLVLITLLIYLITVIWVGKNPFLDRNFLMVFNGILLVVLAVTIFSIVESDSDEKKNISDYINFVLIVLALIIDSVALSAIVFRLSSYGITPNRLAVLGVNILIWANLIWIMLSYMRFLQNKSGPLPIQDAVTKYLPIYGLWAAFVIFTFPILFN; encoded by the coding sequence ATGAACAGTCACAATTTGATTATTGAAAATATGGATAACCCTCATGAGTTGGAGAGAATGTATAGAAAAGACCCGAAAGCTTTTAAAAAGTCATTCTCACAAGCATGGGAACAAAATCCGGATTCTCAGGTTTTGGGTATTTGGTATGAAAGATTACATTTCAAGGAGAAGGGAAATACAAGAAAGTCCTCCTTGATTCAAAAGGGTTTCTTATTCATGGGCATGTTAGCAATTCTAGCCGGATTAAGCACCAGAATCATTTTCCACTTTGTCGAACAGGAAGCAATTGCTCCAATTAATCTGGCTTTTGGTATAATCCCTTTTATTGCTGCCTATTTTGTCTACAATAATACTCCGAAAAAAAGTATTATTTATTCTCTTGCAGCGTTGTTCCTAATTTCTGGACTTTATCTTAATATGCTGCCATTAAATGATAAAGACAGTATTATCCTTGCTTATTTACACCTTCCTATATTCTTATGGGTATTGGTAGGGCTTGCGTTTACAGGAAATGAATATTCAAAAGGCAGTACAAGGTTAGCTTATATTAAATTTAATTTGGAATATTGTATTCTTTATGCCAGCATGGCAGTTAGCGGAATGATACTAGCAGTATTCACCATGCGGTTATTTAGTTTTGTTGACTTGGATATAGGAGAGTTCTATTTTAGTAATGTTGTTTTATTTGGTGCTGCCGCTCTCGCTATTGTGGCTGCATACTTAGTATCAATGAATCTTAAGTTTGCTAAAAATATTACCCCCTATATAGCTAAAATCTTTAGTCCGCTTGTCCTGATCACCTTGTTGATCTATCTTATAACGGTTATATGGGTTGGGAAAAATCCATTTTTGGACCGCAATTTCTTGATGGTCTTCAATGGAATACTTCTTGTTGTATTGGCTGTTACTATATTTTCCATTGTTGAGAGCGACTCAGATGAGAAAAAGAACATTTCAGATTATATAAATTTTGTCTTAATTGTTCTTGCACTTATTATTGACAGTGTGGCTTTGTCAGCTATCGTGTTCAGACTTTCTTCCTATGGTATTACGCCTAATAGACTTGCTGTTTTAGGAGTCAACATACTGATTTGGGCAAATCTAATTTGGATTATGCTTTCTTATATGCGTTTTCTACAAAATAAATCCGGACCTTTACCTATCCAAGATGCCGTTACGAAGTATTTGCCAATCTACGGACTTTGGGCAGCGTTTGTTATATTTACTTTTCCTATCCTTTTTAATTAA
- a CDS encoding arsenic resistance protein, whose translation MSTIEKIQTFIILFAVTCGIVLGQFNIIHMYSDKFIVPFLFFMLYGLFLSIPLKEIKNGFRNLKFAGTSLTINFLWTPFLAWGLGALFLSDHPALWVGFIMLMVTPCTDWYLIFTEIAKGNVALSTAILPVNLILQVLLLPVYLFLFAGVMKTVAVSILIESIVIVIVLPFLLAHATKFIMNKMKNAETLENKIIPFFSSAQIVFLSLAIVAMFASQGKYLLQNMNVVLLLLIPVLLFFIINFLLGQFIGRILHLSYKDTVSLSLTTLARNSPVALAIAVTAFPDEPLIALALVIGPLIELPVLACVSQVLLLIKKKRQYA comes from the coding sequence ATGAGCACTATAGAAAAGATTCAAACTTTTATTATTCTATTTGCTGTTACATGCGGCATTGTACTCGGACAATTTAATATCATACATATGTATTCAGACAAATTTATTGTCCCCTTCTTATTTTTCATGTTATATGGATTATTCCTCAGCATCCCATTGAAAGAGATTAAAAACGGATTTCGCAATTTAAAATTTGCAGGAACAAGCCTTACCATTAATTTTTTATGGACGCCTTTCCTCGCTTGGGGATTAGGTGCATTATTTCTTTCAGATCACCCAGCACTTTGGGTTGGGTTTATAATGTTAATGGTTACTCCATGTACAGATTGGTACTTAATATTTACTGAAATAGCGAAAGGAAACGTAGCGCTTTCCACAGCGATTTTGCCTGTAAACTTAATTTTACAAGTATTATTGCTACCTGTTTATTTATTTTTATTTGCCGGTGTAATGAAGACTGTAGCGGTTTCTATTCTAATAGAAAGTATCGTAATCGTTATCGTCTTACCATTTTTACTTGCACATGCTACAAAATTCATTATGAATAAAATGAAAAACGCTGAAACACTCGAGAATAAAATCATTCCGTTTTTCAGCTCTGCTCAAATTGTATTTTTAAGTTTAGCAATTGTAGCGATGTTTGCATCACAAGGTAAATATTTACTCCAAAATATGAATGTTGTTTTATTATTACTCATTCCTGTTCTATTGTTCTTCATCATTAATTTTTTACTAGGACAATTTATCGGGCGCATCCTGCATTTATCTTATAAAGATACAGTAAGTTTAAGCTTAACAACATTAGCAAGAAACTCGCCTGTTGCGCTCGCTATTGCTGTGACTGCTTTTCCAGACGAGCCTCTTATCGCACTTGCACTCGTTATTGGACCGTTAATTGAGTTACCAGTACTTGCTTGTGTTTCACAAGTGTTGTTACTTATTAAGAAAAAACGGCAATACGCATAA
- a CDS encoding FMN-dependent NADH-azoreductase, with product MGLFSSLFGKKEEITKVEENKTMSKVLFVKANDRPAEQAISSKMYETFVSTYKEANPNTEITELDLFALDLPYYGNIAISGGYKRSQGMELTAEEEKAVATVDQYLNQFLEADKVVFAFPLWNFTVPAPLITYISYLSQAGKTFKYTANGPEGLAGDKKVVVLGARGSDYSSEQMAPMEMAVNYVTTVLGFWGITNPETVVIEGHNQYPDRSQQIVEEGIENVKKVAAKF from the coding sequence ATGGGACTATTTAGCTCATTATTTGGTAAAAAAGAAGAAATTACGAAAGTAGAGGAGAATAAAACAATGTCAAAAGTATTATTTGTAAAAGCGAACGATCGTCCAGCGGAGCAAGCAATTAGTTCAAAAATGTATGAAACATTTGTAAGTACTTATAAAGAAGCGAACCCAAATACAGAAATTACAGAGTTAGATTTATTTGCATTAGATCTTCCTTATTACGGAAATATCGCAATTTCAGGTGGATATAAACGTAGTCAAGGAATGGAGTTAACAGCTGAAGAAGAGAAGGCTGTAGCAACAGTAGATCAATATTTAAATCAGTTTTTAGAAGCTGATAAAGTTGTATTTGCGTTCCCATTATGGAACTTCACAGTACCCGCACCATTAATCACATATATTTCATACCTTTCTCAAGCTGGAAAAACGTTTAAATATACAGCAAATGGTCCGGAAGGTTTAGCTGGTGATAAGAAAGTAGTTGTACTAGGTGCTCGTGGTTCAGATTATTCTTCAGAGCAAATGGCTCCTATGGAAATGGCGGTTAATTATGTAACAACTGTACTTGGATTCTGGGGAATTACAAATCCAGAAACAGTGGTAATTGAAGGACACAATCAATATCCAGATCGCTCACAACAAATTGTTGAAGAAGGTATAGAAAACGTTAAAAAAGTAGCTGCGAAATTTTAA
- the brnQ gene encoding branched-chain amino acid transport system II carrier protein, with protein MANKVPFSFIVVIGLMLFALFFGAGNLIFPAMLGQSAGENVWIANAGFLVTGVGLPLLGVLAFGFSGKDDLQSLASRAHPVFGIVFTTVLYLAIGPLFAIPRTGNVSYEIGLKPFMPEGLGSTPLILFTIIFFSITCFFSLNPAKIVDIVGKILTPIKLTFIGILVIVAFIHPIGDMQAPVEGYTSHAFFKGFQEGYLTMDTLASFVFGIIIINAIKEKGAKTKTQIMVVCAKATIIAASILAIIYTALSYMGASSVAKLGHLENGGEVLAKVSNYYFGSYGGVLLGLMITVACLTTSVGLVSACSSFFHKLFPNVPYKAIAITLCVFSAIVANVGLTQLIAVSVPVLTAIYPLAIVLIFLTFFHSLFKGRAEVYQVSLIITFIISLFDGLSAAGVNIEVVSQVFTKFLPMQEVGLGWIFPAIIGGFIGYGISVLKVKKQVQPATRADKKIS; from the coding sequence ATGGCGAATAAAGTACCGTTTTCGTTCATAGTAGTTATTGGATTAATGTTATTTGCACTATTTTTTGGAGCCGGAAATTTAATTTTCCCAGCTATGCTAGGTCAATCGGCAGGAGAGAATGTATGGATTGCTAACGCTGGATTTTTAGTAACAGGTGTTGGATTACCATTACTAGGTGTACTAGCATTTGGTTTTTCGGGTAAAGATGATTTACAGTCATTAGCAAGTCGTGCTCACCCAGTATTCGGGATTGTGTTTACAACAGTTTTATACTTAGCGATCGGTCCGTTATTTGCAATACCAAGAACGGGTAATGTTTCTTATGAAATTGGTCTTAAGCCTTTTATGCCAGAAGGATTAGGTTCTACACCTTTAATTCTTTTCACAATTATATTCTTTAGCATCACTTGTTTTTTTTCGCTAAATCCTGCGAAAATTGTCGATATTGTTGGAAAAATATTAACGCCAATTAAATTGACATTCATCGGTATTTTAGTAATCGTTGCTTTTATTCATCCAATTGGAGATATGCAAGCACCAGTGGAAGGGTATACATCACATGCATTCTTTAAAGGATTCCAAGAAGGATACTTAACAATGGACACGCTTGCATCATTCGTATTCGGAATCATCATCATTAATGCAATTAAAGAAAAAGGTGCGAAAACGAAAACACAGATTATGGTCGTTTGTGCAAAAGCGACAATCATTGCAGCATCTATTTTAGCAATTATTTATACAGCACTTTCTTATATGGGTGCTTCAAGTGTTGCAAAGCTTGGACATTTAGAGAACGGCGGAGAAGTATTAGCGAAAGTTTCTAACTACTATTTCGGATCATATGGCGGAGTATTATTAGGATTAATGATTACAGTAGCTTGTTTAACAACTAGTGTGGGACTTGTATCAGCATGTTCTTCATTCTTCCATAAGTTATTCCCAAATGTTCCTTACAAAGCAATTGCAATTACGCTATGTGTATTTAGTGCAATTGTTGCAAACGTAGGATTAACACAATTAATCGCAGTTTCTGTTCCAGTATTAACAGCAATTTATCCACTAGCAATTGTATTGATTTTCTTAACATTCTTCCATTCACTATTTAAAGGAAGAGCTGAAGTTTATCAAGTGAGTTTAATCATAACATTTATCATCAGCTTATTCGATGGATTAAGTGCAGCTGGAGTTAACATTGAAGTAGTAAGCCAAGTGTTCACTAAATTCCTTCCGATGCAGGAAGTAGGATTAGGCTGGATCTTCCCAGCGATTATCGGTGGATTTATCGGATATGGCATTAGCGTTTTAAAAGTGAAAAAACAAGTTCAACCTGCAACTAGAGCGGACAAGAAAATAAGTTAA
- a CDS encoding VOC family protein, producing MKKTIDHIGIAVRDIDSTIRFYEQVLSGKLIDRYVSEAPGVESEVAIIEVDGDRIELLAPTNNTTSPIARFIKQKGKGVHHVAYRVDDLDVALEELKEQGIRTLEHTLRMNKHGRRLIYLNPADTEGTIIEYCDYPEEK from the coding sequence ATGAAAAAAACAATTGATCATATCGGAATCGCAGTTCGTGATATAGATAGTACGATACGTTTTTATGAACAGGTTCTATCAGGGAAATTAATAGATCGTTACGTAAGTGAAGCACCAGGTGTGGAAAGTGAAGTTGCTATTATAGAAGTGGATGGAGATAGAATTGAACTACTTGCACCGACGAATAATACGACGTCGCCAATAGCACGCTTTATAAAACAAAAAGGGAAAGGTGTTCACCACGTTGCGTATCGTGTCGATGATTTAGATGTGGCTTTAGAAGAATTAAAAGAACAAGGTATTCGAACATTAGAGCATACACTTCGAATGAATAAACATGGTAGACGATTAATTTACCTGAACCCAGCGGATACAGAAGGAACGATTATTGAGTATTGTGATTATCCGGAAGAGAAATAG
- a CDS encoding copper resistance CopC/CopD family protein: MSVKVMRRLGAWLVIACVLIILIPKSASAHAYVVKSNPVENETLKKAPTVVKIEFDEDIQVSHFNTLFVRDTSGKRVDLKDAHIDKRNKKLLEAGVKENLKDGLYSIQWKAISADGHPIQGVIPFQIGLAEAGADDVQVEEMGYVPQIDMIMERGVLYTSFSLFLGVLFFNLIIYKGDAIEVHSRSKRIIWISLIGIFISLLCNLPLQAKINADVSWLEAFDPLLLKETLQLSVFGYVWITQMALISVLIIVTYFALKREKLSSFKVWSIPILLFIGLLVMKAFNSHAFGLKFKDIAVVMDFLHLFAASLWVGGLSSIILLLRKEDDKWTKYWDAIKRFSPWATGAVIVIVLTGLFNSTFFIPTIHSLFDTKYGLALLAKILLFVFMGILGIIHYVKGKMRARQGLGATLKVELIIGIIVFIIVAFMTNVQTPPMPPTGPFTESKQLDNGYELTLHVSPNKVGQNTFHITLKDENGQPVTNMEQIVLTTQSLDMNMGKGSFKVSAISPGEYEAEGMYINMTGNWNIQVHGLTKSLDSFDTDYKFIVGGR; the protein is encoded by the coding sequence ATGAGTGTGAAAGTAATGAGAAGGTTAGGGGCATGGCTAGTAATAGCATGTGTGCTTATTATATTGATACCAAAAAGCGCGTCTGCTCATGCATATGTTGTGAAATCAAATCCTGTTGAAAATGAAACGTTGAAGAAAGCACCAACTGTCGTGAAAATCGAATTTGATGAGGATATACAAGTTTCACATTTTAATACATTGTTTGTAAGAGATACCTCAGGTAAAAGAGTAGATTTAAAGGATGCTCATATTGATAAAAGAAACAAAAAACTATTAGAGGCAGGGGTAAAAGAGAATCTTAAAGACGGTCTCTATTCTATTCAATGGAAAGCTATTTCAGCTGATGGACATCCAATTCAAGGAGTTATTCCGTTCCAGATTGGGTTAGCCGAAGCGGGAGCAGATGATGTACAAGTAGAAGAGATGGGGTATGTCCCGCAAATCGATATGATTATGGAACGCGGGGTTCTATATACAAGTTTCTCACTATTTTTAGGAGTTCTATTCTTTAATCTTATTATATATAAAGGGGATGCAATAGAAGTTCACTCAAGGAGTAAGAGAATAATATGGATATCATTAATAGGTATATTCATTAGCTTACTATGCAATCTACCATTGCAAGCGAAAATAAATGCTGATGTTTCGTGGTTAGAAGCATTTGATCCACTATTATTAAAAGAAACATTGCAACTATCTGTTTTTGGTTATGTATGGATCACTCAAATGGCTCTTATTAGTGTGCTTATCATTGTTACTTATTTTGCGTTGAAGCGTGAGAAACTTTCATCGTTTAAAGTATGGAGCATTCCAATATTACTTTTTATTGGGTTACTCGTTATGAAAGCCTTTAATAGTCACGCATTTGGTTTGAAGTTTAAAGACATTGCTGTCGTTATGGACTTTCTACATTTATTCGCAGCTTCGTTATGGGTTGGCGGTCTATCATCGATTATTCTTCTTTTACGTAAAGAGGATGACAAGTGGACGAAGTATTGGGATGCAATTAAGCGTTTTTCACCATGGGCAACAGGTGCTGTCATAGTCATTGTATTAACGGGTCTTTTTAACAGTACATTTTTTATTCCCACGATTCATTCCCTATTTGATACGAAGTATGGATTAGCATTATTAGCAAAGATACTTTTATTCGTTTTCATGGGGATATTGGGAATTATTCATTATGTGAAAGGGAAAATGCGAGCCCGACAAGGATTAGGCGCTACGCTGAAAGTAGAGTTGATCATTGGAATTATCGTTTTCATAATCGTAGCTTTTATGACAAACGTACAAACACCGCCGATGCCTCCTACTGGACCTTTTACAGAGAGTAAACAATTAGATAATGGATATGAACTTACTTTACATGTAAGCCCCAATAAGGTAGGACAGAATACATTTCATATTACTTTGAAGGATGAAAATGGACAGCCTGTTACTAATATGGAACAAATTGTATTGACGACTCAATCGTTAGATATGAATATGGGCAAAGGGTCATTTAAAGTTTCAGCAATTTCACCGGGAGAATATGAAGCGGAAGGTATGTATATTAACATGACAGGCAACTGGAATATACAAGTTCACGGATTAACAAAATCTCTTGATAGCTTTGATACGGATTATAAATTTATTGTAGGCGGCAGATAA
- a CDS encoding YcnI family protein: MKRIKKLGTTMIATIIAMGIFSLPVSAHVTVKPATSDVNSWETYTIKVPVEKNVATTKVTLKIPSGVEFQQYEPVSGWKVEEQKDAAGKVKTVVWEATGEGILSGQFQRFTFVAKNPDKEQKIAWDAYQQYKDGEIVEWTGDEKAEKPHSVTTIAKGKSLTGEHGEVSSVGKNESTSNMQTIAIVLSVLAIVSSVSTFVFVVRRKK; encoded by the coding sequence ATGAAACGTATAAAAAAATTAGGAACAACAATGATCGCAACAATAATTGCAATGGGAATTTTTTCGTTACCTGTAAGTGCGCACGTCACTGTGAAGCCAGCAACTTCGGATGTTAACTCTTGGGAGACTTACACGATAAAAGTACCAGTTGAAAAGAATGTAGCAACGACAAAAGTTACATTGAAAATACCGTCCGGCGTCGAGTTTCAACAGTATGAACCAGTGTCAGGATGGAAAGTGGAAGAGCAAAAAGATGCAGCTGGAAAAGTTAAAACTGTAGTATGGGAAGCAACAGGAGAAGGGATTTTATCTGGTCAGTTCCAACGATTTACTTTCGTTGCTAAAAACCCAGATAAAGAACAAAAGATAGCTTGGGATGCATATCAACAATATAAAGACGGAGAAATTGTTGAATGGACAGGCGATGAGAAAGCTGAAAAACCGCATTCAGTTACTACAATTGCAAAAGGTAAGTCCTTAACTGGGGAACATGGGGAAGTATCTAGTGTGGGAAAGAATGAAAGTACAAGTAATATGCAAACAATAGCAATTGTGTTATCAGTTTTAGCGATTGTATCTTCGGTAAGTACGTTTGTTTTTGTAGTACGTCGTAAAAAGTAA
- a CDS encoding DMT family transporter, whose amino-acid sequence MTQLSRTKTAIILTFLVIMWGINWPLSKFALHYTPPVLFAGVRTLIGGFILLIFALPKYKELHLKETWHLYVISSVLNIIIFYGLQTVGLQYMPAGLFSAIVFLQPVLLGIFSWIWLEESMYGLKIFGLILGFIGVGVISSSSLTGHISIIGILLALGCAIGWALGTVFIKKTGHRVNAIWMVTLQLIIGGVCLVGFGSEFESWSSIAWSMPFVSVLLFISFFVIAMGWLAYFTLVGAGEASKVGAYTFLIPLIAIIVSSIFLHEAITMSLFIGLLFIVVSICFVNIKPKTLAVGQQVEVK is encoded by the coding sequence GTGACACAGCTTTCTCGAACAAAAACGGCCATAATCCTTACTTTTCTCGTTATTATGTGGGGAATTAATTGGCCTTTATCTAAATTTGCCTTGCATTATACACCACCTGTTTTATTTGCAGGCGTTAGAACCTTAATTGGGGGATTCATTTTACTTATTTTCGCATTACCGAAATACAAAGAGCTACATTTAAAAGAAACTTGGCATTTATACGTTATTTCTTCTGTACTTAACATCATTATCTTTTACGGACTACAAACTGTCGGTCTTCAATACATGCCCGCTGGATTATTTTCCGCAATTGTATTTCTACAGCCTGTTTTACTCGGCATTTTCTCGTGGATATGGCTTGAAGAATCAATGTATGGCTTAAAAATTTTCGGTTTAATTCTAGGATTTATTGGCGTGGGGGTTATTAGCTCTAGTAGCTTAACCGGCCATATTTCTATCATTGGAATCCTTCTCGCATTAGGTTGTGCGATTGGATGGGCACTGGGTACAGTATTTATTAAAAAAACCGGGCACCGCGTTAATGCTATTTGGATGGTAACACTTCAGCTTATTATTGGAGGTGTTTGCTTAGTTGGATTTGGATCAGAGTTTGAAAGCTGGTCTAGTATCGCTTGGAGTATGCCATTTGTTAGTGTGCTACTCTTTATTTCGTTCTTTGTTATTGCAATGGGATGGCTCGCTTACTTCACACTTGTTGGAGCTGGTGAAGCAAGTAAAGTTGGAGCTTACACGTTCCTTATCCCTCTTATCGCTATTATTGTAAGTTCAATTTTCTTACATGAGGCCATTACAATGAGCTTGTTTATCGGTCTATTATTTATTGTCGTGAGTATTTGCTTTGTAAATATAAAGCCGAAAACACTTGCTGTAGGGCAACAAGTTGAAGTGAAATAA
- a CDS encoding LysR family transcriptional regulator — protein sequence MTITQLQVLIKTVELGSFTKAAKALNMTQPAVSHAISSIESELDITILIRDKREGLIVTDVGERILVHIREILNGIEKIEQEVAMEKGHEVGTIRIGSFPSASAHFLPKMINLFKEKYPNLEVVLCEGTIKEVEDWLVSRVIDIGIVILPNKDMEIVPLAKGKMVVILREDHPLCKKDAITISDLENEPIILCKGGYEPPIIDMFKQANVPLRAEYVISTVTTALNMIQEGLGIAILAELSLTNLPKNVQTRELEPQVWREIALAAPSLKDSSIAVQLFIEEFQALFAE from the coding sequence ATGACCATTACACAACTACAAGTTTTGATTAAAACGGTTGAATTAGGTAGTTTTACGAAAGCAGCAAAAGCACTTAATATGACACAGCCTGCTGTCAGTCATGCCATTTCAAGTATTGAGTCAGAATTAGATATTACGATTCTTATACGTGATAAGAGAGAAGGTTTAATTGTTACTGACGTAGGAGAGAGAATTCTTGTTCATATTAGAGAAATATTGAATGGAATTGAGAAAATTGAGCAAGAAGTTGCGATGGAGAAAGGACACGAAGTTGGGACGATTCGAATTGGGAGTTTTCCGAGCGCTTCTGCACATTTCTTACCCAAAATGATAAACCTTTTTAAGGAGAAGTATCCGAACTTAGAAGTCGTTCTTTGTGAAGGAACGATTAAAGAAGTTGAAGATTGGTTAGTATCGAGGGTTATTGATATAGGAATTGTTATTTTGCCTAATAAAGATATGGAGATTGTTCCATTAGCGAAGGGGAAAATGGTTGTTATCTTAAGAGAGGATCATCCTCTCTGTAAGAAGGACGCTATTACAATTAGTGATTTAGAGAATGAACCGATCATATTATGTAAGGGTGGATACGAACCACCCATTATTGATATGTTTAAACAAGCAAACGTACCACTTCGGGCTGAGTATGTAATTTCGACAGTTACTACAGCTTTAAATATGATTCAAGAAGGATTAGGCATTGCAATATTGGCTGAATTATCTTTAACGAATTTACCCAAAAATGTGCAAACGAGAGAATTGGAACCACAAGTATGGAGAGAAATTGCTTTAGCTGCTCCTTCATTAAAGGATTCTTCAATCGCTGTGCAGCTATTTATTGAAGAATTTCAAGCGCTATTTGCAGAATAA